A part of Podarcis muralis chromosome 13, rPodMur119.hap1.1, whole genome shotgun sequence genomic DNA contains:
- the LOC114581494 gene encoding LOW QUALITY PROTEIN: translation machinery-associated protein 7-like (The sequence of the model RefSeq protein was modified relative to this genomic sequence to represent the inferred CDS: substituted 2 bases at 2 genomic stop codons): MSERDSCEKKPLKHPKKQAKETDEEDKAFKXKQEEEQNXLDELKAKAAGKGPLIGGGIRKSGKKEQI; the protein is encoded by the coding sequence ATGTCAGAACGGGACAGTTGTGAGAAGAAGCCTTTGAAACATCCCAAGAAGCAAGCAAAGGAAACAGATGAAGAAGACAAAGCTTTCAAGTGaaaacaggaggaggagcagaactAACTGGATGAGTTGAAGGCAAAAGCTGCTGGCAAAGGCCCACTTATTGGAGGTGGGATTAGGAAATCTGGTAAGAAGGAGCAGATTTGA